From the genome of Acidimicrobiia bacterium, one region includes:
- the murA gene encoding UDP-N-acetylglucosamine 1-carboxyvinyltransferase encodes MDEKIKVTGGSVLKGEVGVLGAKNAVLKEMVAMLMAPGVHRLTNVPGILDVSLMGRVLDHIGASCEFEGHTLTVQVPDELNPEAPLDLVRAMRASIVVLGPLLARTGRARVAFPGGDDLGSRPIDWHLDSLRQMGAEFKLEHGVLTGWVDGRLKGATLDLEFPSVGATENSILAAVIADGVTTINNAAREPEIQDIAVQLNAMGANVTGAGTHTITIEGVGALHPVEHHVIGDRLEAGTYAIAGAITGGEVTIRNCDPAHLRMELRKLEEVGCEIERGDDFFAIAGPKRATAVDFATLPFPGFHTDMQPQMVALLATADGTSIVTENLYDSRFRYIGELMRMGADVTTEWQHAVVRGVPTLSGCPVLAFDIRAGAALVLAGLAADGFTTVGDISHIDRGYEDFVGKLASLGAQIERLAC; translated from the coding sequence ATCGATGAGAAGATCAAGGTGACTGGCGGCTCCGTCCTCAAAGGTGAAGTGGGAGTGCTCGGCGCCAAGAATGCGGTTCTAAAAGAGATGGTTGCCATGCTTATGGCCCCCGGGGTTCATCGGCTAACCAACGTGCCTGGGATTCTTGACGTGTCCCTCATGGGTCGGGTACTCGATCACATTGGAGCCTCCTGTGAGTTCGAAGGTCACACGTTGACCGTTCAGGTCCCTGACGAACTCAACCCCGAAGCGCCGCTGGACCTGGTCAGGGCGATGCGCGCCTCGATCGTTGTGTTGGGTCCATTACTGGCTCGCACGGGTCGAGCCAGGGTGGCTTTCCCCGGCGGCGACGACCTTGGAAGTCGACCAATTGACTGGCACCTTGACTCGTTGCGCCAGATGGGGGCTGAGTTCAAGCTTGAGCATGGTGTGCTGACCGGCTGGGTTGATGGCCGACTGAAGGGAGCGACTCTTGACCTTGAGTTTCCGTCGGTTGGTGCAACGGAGAATTCGATCCTGGCGGCCGTGATCGCCGATGGGGTGACGACCATCAACAACGCGGCCCGTGAGCCGGAGATCCAGGACATAGCGGTTCAGCTGAATGCCATGGGTGCCAACGTCACAGGCGCCGGTACTCACACCATTACCATCGAAGGGGTCGGGGCGCTGCACCCGGTCGAACATCATGTCATTGGCGATCGCCTCGAAGCCGGGACCTACGCGATTGCCGGAGCCATCACCGGGGGAGAGGTGACGATCCGCAACTGTGACCCCGCACATCTGCGGATGGAGTTACGCAAGCTCGAAGAGGTCGGCTGTGAGATCGAACGGGGCGATGACTTCTTTGCGATTGCCGGCCCCAAGCGCGCCACGGCGGTCGATTTCGCCACGTTGCCTTTTCCCGGATTCCACACAGACATGCAGCCGCAGATGGTGGCCCTGCTTGCGACGGCCGACGGAACCTCTATCGTGACCGAGAACCTTTACGACTCGCGGTTCCGGTATATCGGCGAACTGATGAGAATGGGAGCCGATGTCACCACCGAATGGCAGCATGCCGTAGTCCGTGGAGTACCCACCCTTTCCGGATGTCCGGTTCTGGCGTTCGATATTCGGGCCGGTGCCGCACTCGTGTTGGCCGGTCTAGCTGCCGATGGGTTCACGACGGTTGGCGATATTTCACACATCGATAGAGGGTACGAAGATTTTGTCGGAAAGCTGGCTTCGCTCGGAGCACAAATCGAACGATTGGCCTGCTAG